The following coding sequences lie in one Rutidosis leptorrhynchoides isolate AG116_Rl617_1_P2 chromosome 4, CSIRO_AGI_Rlap_v1, whole genome shotgun sequence genomic window:
- the LOC139845387 gene encoding cyclin-dependent kinase inhibitor 7-like isoform X1, which translates to MMDTNKRCKITDQISGSQSHGGVRRRRDTYTTSSGSDKKRKFDHGDHQKVIQPENDCQNDLNVSLSDTVVSTPESVSCYHASPSSRFENDFSLDLKVELRFESETSMCSNDGFSKEASASSEICLDSDEMESSSTLKKKTSSKLAAASCRKPITVSNCPTAAEIDEFFSIAEKKEEKRFMDKYNYDIVNDVPMEGRYQWVRLKP; encoded by the exons ATGATGGATACCAATAAGAGATGCAAAATCACCGATCAAATTTCAGGTTCACAATCTCACGGCGGCGTACGGAGGCGCAGAGATACTTATACCACAAGCTCCGGTTCTGATAAGAAACGAAAATTCGATCACGGAGATCATCAGAAGGTAATTCAGCCGGAAAATGATTGTCAGAATGATCTCAACGTGAGTTTGTCGGATACGGTTGTTTCTACGCCGGAATCCGTTAGCTGTTATCATGCTTCACCGTCTTCACGTTTCGAAAATGACTTTAGCTTAGATCTGAAG GTGGAGCTTCGTTTCGAATCTGAAACCTCCATGTGTAGCAATGACGGTTTCAG TAAAGAGGCCAGTGCATCAAGTGAGATTTGTTTAGATTCAGACGAAATGGAGTCATCTTCAACACTGAAGAAAAAAACAAGCTCAAAATTGGCCGCTGCATCCTGTCGTAAACCGATAACGGTGTCGAATTGTCCCACGGCTGCCGAGATAGATGAGTTTTTCTCAATTgcagaaaagaaagaagaaaaacggTTCATGGACAA GTACAATTACGATATCGTGAATGATGTACCGATGGAAGGTAGGTACCAGTGGGTTAGATTAAAGCCATAA
- the LOC139845387 gene encoding cyclin-dependent kinase inhibitor 7-like isoform X2, protein MMDTNKRCKITDQISGSQSHGGVRRRRDTYTTSSGSDKKRKFDHGDHQKVIQPENDCQNDLNVELRFESETSMCSNDGFSKEASASSEICLDSDEMESSSTLKKKTSSKLAAASCRKPITVSNCPTAAEIDEFFSIAEKKEEKRFMDKYNYDIVNDVPMEGRYQWVRLKP, encoded by the exons ATGATGGATACCAATAAGAGATGCAAAATCACCGATCAAATTTCAGGTTCACAATCTCACGGCGGCGTACGGAGGCGCAGAGATACTTATACCACAAGCTCCGGTTCTGATAAGAAACGAAAATTCGATCACGGAGATCATCAGAAGGTAATTCAGCCGGAAAATGATTGTCAGAATGATCTCAAC GTGGAGCTTCGTTTCGAATCTGAAACCTCCATGTGTAGCAATGACGGTTTCAG TAAAGAGGCCAGTGCATCAAGTGAGATTTGTTTAGATTCAGACGAAATGGAGTCATCTTCAACACTGAAGAAAAAAACAAGCTCAAAATTGGCCGCTGCATCCTGTCGTAAACCGATAACGGTGTCGAATTGTCCCACGGCTGCCGAGATAGATGAGTTTTTCTCAATTgcagaaaagaaagaagaaaaacggTTCATGGACAA GTACAATTACGATATCGTGAATGATGTACCGATGGAAGGTAGGTACCAGTGGGTTAGATTAAAGCCATAA